The Gavia stellata isolate bGavSte3 chromosome 1, bGavSte3.hap2, whole genome shotgun sequence genome has a segment encoding these proteins:
- the LOC104254147 gene encoding cystathionine beta-synthase isoform X1, whose translation MKMMLRRPVGLRYLCCACWLQHPPVSCLNFIPRAVAGVDFPHPLPSTWQQAWSFCRQSSAFRNEELTKACLLMNGSCVGSQESKADGTWVLPNLPSKCTWTAATPATKSPHSCMPLTEETKILPNILKKIGCTPMVRVNKIGKSYGLKCELLAKCEYFNAGGSVKDRISLRMVEDAERAGIIKPGDTLIEPTSGNTGIGLALVAAVKGYRCIIVLPEKMSMEKVDILKALGVEIVRTPCTRFDAPESNIRVAWKLKSEIPNSHILDQYRNPSNPLAHYDTTAEEILEQCEGKVHMVVIGSGTGGTVTGVARKLKEKCPECKIIGVDPDGSIVALPSEMNRTNTTTIEVEGIGHDFIPTVLDRSVVDQWYKCNDRDSFLMSRRLIREEGLLCGGSSGSAMSVAVRAAKDLKEGQRCVVILPDSVRNYMSKFLNDKWMIKNGFLNDVQEHKPWWWNIKVQKLNLSAPLILLPEVSCQKAIEILQEKGYDQAPVVAESGLILGMVTLSNTLTSVLAGNAQFSDPVTKVIYDQFSKIGLEDSLGKLSCILENDHFAIIVHEQMQFNGNGSSFMKQMVFGVVTAMDLLTFVSRNDKQ comes from the exons ATGAAGATGATGCTCCGCAGACCTGTTGGCCTCCGCTATCTGTGCTGTGCATGTTGGCTCCAGCATCCTCCCGTCAGCTGCCTGAATTTCATCCCCAGGGCAGTAGCTGGAGTGGATTTCCCAcatcccctcccctccacaTGGCAGCAGGCCTGGTCCTTCTGCAGGCAGTCCTCTGCATTTAGAAATGAg GAACTGACCAAGGCATGCCTGCTCATGAACGGCAGTTGCGTGGGAAGtcaggaaagcaaagctgacGGCACCTGGGTTCTTCCCAACTTGCCCAGTAAGTGCACATGGACAGCTGCAACGCCTGCCACCAAGTCTCCACACTCCTGTATGCCCTT gacagaagaaacaaagatctTGCCCAACATCCTGAAGAAAATTGGCTGCACCCCAATGGTCCGAGTCAACAAGATTGGGAAGTCCTATGGGCTCAAGTGTGAGCTCT TGGCAAAATGTGAGTACTTCAACGCAGGGGGCAGTGTGAAGGACCGCATCAGCCTGAGGATGGTGGAAGACGCAGAGAGAGCCGGGATTATAAAACCAGGAGACACACTGATTGAACCCACTTCAGGAAACACAG GAATCGGGCTGGCACTGGTAGCTGCAGTGAAAGGTTACCGCTGCATCATTGTCTTGCCGGAGAAAATGAGCATGGAAAAG GTCGATATTCTGAAGGCGCTGGGTGTTGAAATTGTGAGGACCCCGTGCACCCGCTTTGATGCCCCGGAGTCTAACATTCGTGTTGCCTGGAAGCTGAAAAGTGAAATCCCAAACTCTCACATCCTGGACCAG TACCGAAATCCAAGCAACCCCCTGGCTCATTACGACACCACAGCTGAGGAGATCCTGGAGCAGTGTGAAG GCAAGGTCCACATGGTGGTGATTGGGTCTGGCACAGGAGGCACCGTCACTGGCGTCGCCAGGAAGCTGAAGGAGAAGTGCCCAGAGTGCAAG ATCATTGGCGTAGATCCCGACGGCTCCATCGTCGCTCTGCCCAGTGAGATGAACAGGACGAACACCACAACCATCGAAGTGGAGGGCATTGGACATGACTTTATCCCTACTGTCCTTGACAGATCA gTGGTTGATCAGTGGTATAAATGCAACGACAGAGACTCGTTCCTTATGTCTCGCAGGCTGATTAGAGAGGAGGGATTATTGTGTG GTGGCAGCTCGGGCAGTGCCATGTCTGTCGCTGTGCGGGCTGCCAAGGACCTGAAGGAAGGTCAGCGCTGCGTCGTCATCCTGCCTGACTCCGTCAGGAACTACAT GTCCAAATTTTTGAATGATAAGTGGATGATAAAAAATGGTTTCCTAAATGACGTCCAGGAGCACAAGCCTTG GTGGTGGAACATCAAGGTGCAGAAACTGAATCTCTCAGCCCCTCTCATTCTCCTCCCAGAAGTCAGCTGTCAAAAGGCAATTGAGATTCTCCAGGAGAAGGGATACGACCAAGCTCCTGTTGTTGCTGAATCAGG ACTTATTTTGGGAATGGTGACCCTCAGCAACACCCTCACCTCGGTGCTGGCTGGAAACGCACAGTTCTCAGACCCTGTTACAAAGGTCATCTACGACCAGTTCTCAAAG ATTGGCCTGGAGGACAGCCTCGGGAAGCTTTCCTGCATCCTGGAGAATGACCATTTTGCTATCATTGTACATGAGCAAATGCAGT TCAATGGAAATGGCAGTTCCTTCATGAAGCAGATGGTGTTTGGCGTGGTCACAGCGATGGACCTCCTCACCTTTGTCAGCAGAAACGACAAGCAGTAG
- the LOC104254147 gene encoding cystathionine beta-synthase isoform X2 produces the protein MAEMELTKACLLMNGSCVGSQESKADGTWVLPNLPSKCTWTAATPATKSPHSCMPLTEETKILPNILKKIGCTPMVRVNKIGKSYGLKCELLAKCEYFNAGGSVKDRISLRMVEDAERAGIIKPGDTLIEPTSGNTGIGLALVAAVKGYRCIIVLPEKMSMEKVDILKALGVEIVRTPCTRFDAPESNIRVAWKLKSEIPNSHILDQYRNPSNPLAHYDTTAEEILEQCEGKVHMVVIGSGTGGTVTGVARKLKEKCPECKIIGVDPDGSIVALPSEMNRTNTTTIEVEGIGHDFIPTVLDRSVVDQWYKCNDRDSFLMSRRLIREEGLLCGGSSGSAMSVAVRAAKDLKEGQRCVVILPDSVRNYMSKFLNDKWMIKNGFLNDVQEHKPWWWNIKVQKLNLSAPLILLPEVSCQKAIEILQEKGYDQAPVVAESGLILGMVTLSNTLTSVLAGNAQFSDPVTKVIYDQFSKIGLEDSLGKLSCILENDHFAIIVHEQMQFNGNGSSFMKQMVFGVVTAMDLLTFVSRNDKQ, from the exons GAACTGACCAAGGCATGCCTGCTCATGAACGGCAGTTGCGTGGGAAGtcaggaaagcaaagctgacGGCACCTGGGTTCTTCCCAACTTGCCCAGTAAGTGCACATGGACAGCTGCAACGCCTGCCACCAAGTCTCCACACTCCTGTATGCCCTT gacagaagaaacaaagatctTGCCCAACATCCTGAAGAAAATTGGCTGCACCCCAATGGTCCGAGTCAACAAGATTGGGAAGTCCTATGGGCTCAAGTGTGAGCTCT TGGCAAAATGTGAGTACTTCAACGCAGGGGGCAGTGTGAAGGACCGCATCAGCCTGAGGATGGTGGAAGACGCAGAGAGAGCCGGGATTATAAAACCAGGAGACACACTGATTGAACCCACTTCAGGAAACACAG GAATCGGGCTGGCACTGGTAGCTGCAGTGAAAGGTTACCGCTGCATCATTGTCTTGCCGGAGAAAATGAGCATGGAAAAG GTCGATATTCTGAAGGCGCTGGGTGTTGAAATTGTGAGGACCCCGTGCACCCGCTTTGATGCCCCGGAGTCTAACATTCGTGTTGCCTGGAAGCTGAAAAGTGAAATCCCAAACTCTCACATCCTGGACCAG TACCGAAATCCAAGCAACCCCCTGGCTCATTACGACACCACAGCTGAGGAGATCCTGGAGCAGTGTGAAG GCAAGGTCCACATGGTGGTGATTGGGTCTGGCACAGGAGGCACCGTCACTGGCGTCGCCAGGAAGCTGAAGGAGAAGTGCCCAGAGTGCAAG ATCATTGGCGTAGATCCCGACGGCTCCATCGTCGCTCTGCCCAGTGAGATGAACAGGACGAACACCACAACCATCGAAGTGGAGGGCATTGGACATGACTTTATCCCTACTGTCCTTGACAGATCA gTGGTTGATCAGTGGTATAAATGCAACGACAGAGACTCGTTCCTTATGTCTCGCAGGCTGATTAGAGAGGAGGGATTATTGTGTG GTGGCAGCTCGGGCAGTGCCATGTCTGTCGCTGTGCGGGCTGCCAAGGACCTGAAGGAAGGTCAGCGCTGCGTCGTCATCCTGCCTGACTCCGTCAGGAACTACAT GTCCAAATTTTTGAATGATAAGTGGATGATAAAAAATGGTTTCCTAAATGACGTCCAGGAGCACAAGCCTTG GTGGTGGAACATCAAGGTGCAGAAACTGAATCTCTCAGCCCCTCTCATTCTCCTCCCAGAAGTCAGCTGTCAAAAGGCAATTGAGATTCTCCAGGAGAAGGGATACGACCAAGCTCCTGTTGTTGCTGAATCAGG ACTTATTTTGGGAATGGTGACCCTCAGCAACACCCTCACCTCGGTGCTGGCTGGAAACGCACAGTTCTCAGACCCTGTTACAAAGGTCATCTACGACCAGTTCTCAAAG ATTGGCCTGGAGGACAGCCTCGGGAAGCTTTCCTGCATCCTGGAGAATGACCATTTTGCTATCATTGTACATGAGCAAATGCAGT TCAATGGAAATGGCAGTTCCTTCATGAAGCAGATGGTGTTTGGCGTGGTCACAGCGATGGACCTCCTCACCTTTGTCAGCAGAAACGACAAGCAGTAG